A window of Microbispora hainanensis genomic DNA:
GCGGCTCCTCGCCGGCCAGGTGGAAGAGATGGTCGCGTTCGTCGCCGGTCAGCCGCAGCGCGCGGGCGACGGCGGCGAGCATCTGGCGGGACGGGTGCGAGCCCCTGGCCTGCTCCAGCCGCGTGTAGTGGTCGGTGGACATGCCCGCGAGCTGCGCGACCTCCTCGCGGCGCAGTCCGGGCGTACGCCGCCGCGCGCCCTGCGACAGCCCCACGTCGGCGGGGGTCACCCGGGCGCGGCAGTGGCGCAGGAAGTCGGCGAGTTCGGTTCTGTCCACACCCTTCACCATGCCCCCGGAAACCGGACGTTGCCAGGGACGGCCTGTCCCCGGATAAGGGCGTCTCTCCCGCCGGCGCCCGCACCGCCGGAGGCTGGGAAACGGCTCGGCGGACCCGCGCCGGAGCCACGGACGACCCGCATCCTTCGACGAAAGAAGGCATGGTTCGCATGCACTACCGCACGCTCGGCCGCACCGGCATCAAGGTCAGCCCCTTCGGACTCGGCGCGCTGATGTTCGCCACGTCCATCGGCAACCCCGATCCCGACGACACGGTTCGCATCATCCACAAGGCGCTGGACGCGGGGATCAACCTCATCGACACCGCCGACGCCTACGGCGACTCGGAAGAGATCGTGGGCAGGGCGCTCAAGGGACGGCGGGACAACGTCGTGCTCGCGACCAAGGTCAGCCGCCCCGTCGGCGACGATCCCAACCAGCAGGGCGCCTCGCGGCGCTGGATCATGACCGCCGTCGAGAACTCGCTGCGCCGCCTGCAGACCGACCACATCGACCTCTATCAGATCCACCGGCCCGACCCTGCCACGGACATCGAGGAGACGCTCTCCGCGCTCTCGGACCTGATCCGCAGCGGGAAGGTCCGCGCGATCGGGACGTCCGGCATGCCGGCGTCCGACATCGTCGAGGCCCAGTGGGTCGCCGAGCGGCGCGGCCTGGCCCGGTTCCGCACCGAGCAGCCCGCATACTCGCTGCTCAACCGCGGCATCGAACGCGAGGTGCTGCCGGCCGCGCAGCGCTACGGAATGGGCACGCTCGTGTGGGGCCCGCTCGGGCAGGGACTGCTCACCGGACGGGTCCGCAAGGGGCGGCAGAACGAGCTGCGCCGCGCCGGCTTCGTCACGCACGTCAAGGACGAGCAGCGCATCGAGGTCGTCGAGCGGTTCATCGCGCTCGCCGAGGAGGCGGGCCTGCCGCTGACCCATCTCGCCTTGGCCTTCGTCATCGCGCATCCCGGCGTGACCAGCGCCCTCCTCGGGGTGCGCACGATGAGCCACCTCGACGACCTGCTCGCGGGCGTCGACGTCACGCTCACCGACGACATCCTCGACCGGATCGACGCGATCGTGCCGCCCGGCACCGACGTCGGCACGCTCGACCAGGCGTACGTGCCCCCGGCGCTCCAGCAGGAGAGCCTGCGCCGCCGTCCCCTCGCCGAACGCGCCGCGGCCTGAAACCTCCCGTACGACGTGGTCATTCGTCGTGAAGGTCGTCGAGATCCACCAGATGGACGTCGTCCCTGCGGCTCGCCTCCGCGAGCAGGTCGGCCGCGAAGCCGGACTCGCTGAAGACGGCGTAATGCGTGGCCGAGACGTCGATCTTGCCGATGGAGCGCATCCGCTTAGATGACATCAGCTAGATGACATCAGCCTGGTTAGATGACATCAGCCTGGTGCCGCTGCTCGGCGGGTGAGCTCACCAGGCAGGCGTTCGGTGACAACAGCCGACGGATGTGGCCGGGCGGGCGGCCGAGCTCGGCCCGCATGGTGCGGGTGAGGTGGGCCTGGTCGGCGAAGCCGAGAGCCGCGGCGAGGCCCGCCAGGTCCTGCTCTCCCTCCTCGATGCGGGCGAGGGCTCGGCCGACCCGCACCCGGTTGCGGTAGCGGCTGACCGTCATGCCGACCTGCCTGCGGAAGGTCCGGCTCAGGTGGGAGGGCGAGACCCCGAGCGCCCGGGCCAGCCGTACGAGATCGGCCGAGTCGGGGTCGTCCGCCAGGATGGCCTCTCGCGCCCGGTCCGCCAGGACTCCGCCGCGGTCCGGGCTTCGCCGGT
This region includes:
- a CDS encoding aldo/keto reductase, encoding MVRMHYRTLGRTGIKVSPFGLGALMFATSIGNPDPDDTVRIIHKALDAGINLIDTADAYGDSEEIVGRALKGRRDNVVLATKVSRPVGDDPNQQGASRRWIMTAVENSLRRLQTDHIDLYQIHRPDPATDIEETLSALSDLIRSGKVRAIGTSGMPASDIVEAQWVAERRGLARFRTEQPAYSLLNRGIEREVLPAAQRYGMGTLVWGPLGQGLLTGRVRKGRQNELRRAGFVTHVKDEQRIEVVERFIALAEEAGLPLTHLALAFVIAHPGVTSALLGVRTMSHLDDLLAGVDVTLTDDILDRIDAIVPPGTDVGTLDQAYVPPALQQESLRRRPLAERAAA